Proteins co-encoded in one Oncorhynchus masou masou isolate Uvic2021 chromosome 22, UVic_Omas_1.1, whole genome shotgun sequence genomic window:
- the LOC135509457 gene encoding ubiquinone biosynthesis protein COQ9-B, mitochondrial-like isoform X2 encodes MAALLRGLRVGRALRGFGSVVVPKTSSPQCNGLRRGFHCAAFRLQEDKDKSIPVPPSSTTTYHEHYRAHPSKNNTATYTQEAPPPEAGAKEAPQPNTSYADQSGEQGEEYETEEQLQAHILNAALDFVQLHGWTLEAISAGAETLGLSAASSGMFQNGAGDLVLHFIAQCNAQLTEQMAEQHNQVQLGQAEPKKTAEFLRDAVETRLRMLTPYMDNWPQAMSILLLPHNIPDSLKHLSTLVDDIWYYAGDRSTDLNWYTKRAALTGIYNTTELVMIQDSSEDFQDTWNFLENRIQDIVNMAGAAKQVASTGEAVAQGLLGAAVTLKNLTGINERR; translated from the exons ATGGCGGCGCTGCTACGAGGACTACGAGTTGGAAGGGCCCTGCGGGGTTTTGGCAGCG tggtagttccaaaaacatccagtcccCAATGCAATGGCCTGAGACGAGGCTTCCACTGTGCTGCATTTCGTCTTCAGGAGGACAAGGACAAGTCCATCCCTGTCCCCCCATCCTCAACTACAACCTACCACGAGCATTACCGAGCCCACCCATCTAAAAACAACACTGCCACATATACGCAGGAAGCGCCTCCACCCGAAGCTGGTGCTAAGGAGGCTCCCCAGCCCAACACTAG TTATGCAGACCAGAGTGGAGAACAAGGAGAAGAGTATGAAACAGAGGAGCAACTGCAAGCACACATCCTTAACGCTGCACTGGACTTTGTCCAACTACATGGTTGGACTCTTGAGGCCATTTCAGCAGGGGCTGAG ACACTGggcctctcagcagcctccagtgGCATGTTCCAGAATGGAGCAGGGGACCTGGTTTTGCACTTCATTGCTCAGTGCAATGCCCAGCTAACAGAGCAAATGGCAGAGCAGCACAACCAGGTCCAACTTGGTCAGGCTGA ACCAAAGAAAACTGCTGAGTTTCTTAGAGATGCTGTGGAGACTAGATTGAGGATGTTGACGCCATACATGGATAATTGGCCACAG gctaTGAGTATTCTGCTCCTCCCACACAATATCCCAGACAGTCTGAAGCACCTCTCCACCCTGGTGGATGATATTTGGTACTACGCTGGAGACCGTTCCACAGAT TTGAACTGGTATACGAAACGGGCCGCACTGACAGGGATCTATAACACCACTGAGCTGGTGATGATACAGGACTCCTCAGAAGACTTCCAGGACACCTGGAACTTCCTTGAAAACCGAATCCAGGATATTGTCAACATGGCTGGCGCCGCCAAACAG GTGGCATCTACAGGAGAAGCAGTGGCGCAGGGGCTTTTGGGGGCTGCTGTTACG CTGAAGAATCTAACAGGGATTAACGAAAGACGATGA
- the LOC135509457 gene encoding ubiquinone biosynthesis protein COQ9-B, mitochondrial-like isoform X1 has translation MAALLRGLRVGRALRGFGSVVVPKTSSPQCNGLRRGFHCAAFRLQEDKDKSIPVPPSSTTTYHEHYRAHPSKNNTATYTQEAPPPEAGAKEAPQPNTSYADQSGEQGEEYETEEQLQAHILNAALDFVQLHGWTLEAISAGAETLGLSAASSGMFQNGAGDLVLHFIAQCNAQLTEQMAEQHNQVQLGQAEPKKTAEFLRDAVETRLRMLTPYMDNWPQAMSILLLPHNIPDSLKHLSTLVDDIWYYAGDRSTDVSRPSQPKYPSPHVFLTPVHQAPHTIRPASAKLNWYTKRAALTGIYNTTELVMIQDSSEDFQDTWNFLENRIQDIVNMAGAAKQVASTGEAVAQGLLGAAVTLKNLTGINERR, from the exons ATGGCGGCGCTGCTACGAGGACTACGAGTTGGAAGGGCCCTGCGGGGTTTTGGCAGCG tggtagttccaaaaacatccagtcccCAATGCAATGGCCTGAGACGAGGCTTCCACTGTGCTGCATTTCGTCTTCAGGAGGACAAGGACAAGTCCATCCCTGTCCCCCCATCCTCAACTACAACCTACCACGAGCATTACCGAGCCCACCCATCTAAAAACAACACTGCCACATATACGCAGGAAGCGCCTCCACCCGAAGCTGGTGCTAAGGAGGCTCCCCAGCCCAACACTAG TTATGCAGACCAGAGTGGAGAACAAGGAGAAGAGTATGAAACAGAGGAGCAACTGCAAGCACACATCCTTAACGCTGCACTGGACTTTGTCCAACTACATGGTTGGACTCTTGAGGCCATTTCAGCAGGGGCTGAG ACACTGggcctctcagcagcctccagtgGCATGTTCCAGAATGGAGCAGGGGACCTGGTTTTGCACTTCATTGCTCAGTGCAATGCCCAGCTAACAGAGCAAATGGCAGAGCAGCACAACCAGGTCCAACTTGGTCAGGCTGA ACCAAAGAAAACTGCTGAGTTTCTTAGAGATGCTGTGGAGACTAGATTGAGGATGTTGACGCCATACATGGATAATTGGCCACAG gctaTGAGTATTCTGCTCCTCCCACACAATATCCCAGACAGTCTGAAGCACCTCTCCACCCTGGTGGATGATATTTGGTACTACGCTGGAGACCGTTCCACAGATGTGAGTCGACCTTCTCAGCCTAAGTACCCTTCTCCCCATGTCTTCCTCACCCCCGTTCATCAGGCACCTCATACAATCCGACCAGCCTCTGCGAAG TTGAACTGGTATACGAAACGGGCCGCACTGACAGGGATCTATAACACCACTGAGCTGGTGATGATACAGGACTCCTCAGAAGACTTCCAGGACACCTGGAACTTCCTTGAAAACCGAATCCAGGATATTGTCAACATGGCTGGCGCCGCCAAACAG GTGGCATCTACAGGAGAAGCAGTGGCGCAGGGGCTTTTGGGGGCTGCTGTTACG CTGAAGAATCTAACAGGGATTAACGAAAGACGATGA